CAAGATCGCACATTTTGGTAGCGTGTGAGTGAAAACCCCACATATTAATGATTACCTCAattgttaaattttcatttcaaaatatttgtgtacataaaACCAGATGCTATCTTGAGTATACGACataaattaaaagataaaaagtacTTGTTCAGAATTGGGATTTGCAAGAATAGCAACGGAATGCAACTTCTATAACAGCAATAATTTCATTGAAGAATTTCGACTAGTATGGTGTACATGTGAACAAAGCAGACAACAAAATCCTGTTATGTCATAGAAaagaataacatattttatttttttgaaaaagccaTGCTAATAAAGCACAGTCTGTAGGGCTCTCATGGAATTCAAAACAAAGAAGCAGAGATGAATATTGCAAAAAACTGTCCATTGACAAATGCATGTAAAGGGTCtgttacaattaaaacataaaataattgaaaaggtgATTGATATTAGCCCCCAAATTTATGAAATCCCTCCCTGGTCTTGAGATTTGAGATaccctttttttaatttctagaACCAACACAAGATGATGCTTGTAAGAACCCAACCTCTTATGACGGGACAGTTCTCATCAGTTGGATCCTGCAGACGAGCCATTGCGAGCACAGCATGATAACGAACAACAGGGCACTTGTCCTTCAGCCTGTCTAGCATGCACTCGTACAGTCGATCGTAAAGCTCATCATCTATTTGGGCGTCCTCTCCCAGGTTCGTCAGCAGCTTGTTTATCAGCTGGCAGCATCGGAATCTGACACCCCTGTCACGTGCACTGTGGAACTGAAAGAATGCAGGttattaaagttgaaataattctaaaacatgcaattttatcatttctaatacttataaaacataatttatttgataaataaatgatacattttatcTAATTACTCAATAGTTACGCTATTCATAGCTACTACTTTATCTATTTCTGTAACTGCTATCTACCAACTGTAACTAAAACTGTTGAACTTTGAGAAGTGATTAAGTTACTCACAGAGAGCAGAAAATCAAACATTTCTTGAAGCAGGCGGTTGTCGCCGACACTGTCTGTTTCATCATCCTCTTCATCACCGTCTATTGGACCACCTTTGCTGAGACTTGGGGCAAACTTTGCAACAAAGTCAATCACCCTCTCCACCGCTGGTTCTCTCTTGAAAATTACCATGGCATACTTCAAGCAGTGGGAAAATTCAGACCAAAATTCCCCAAAATCAGTCTGAAAAAAGACAAGAATGAACCTTTGAACACATGCATTCATTATGTCACgtgaaaaatattctgacagTGTTTGAAGATATTCTCTGATTTCAAAAAAGTACATATAATTACCATTACtacaaataattttttatagttaattcATATATCCAAATTTTTTATCCGTTAGATTtcttattattcaaaatagataaataacagtaaaataaacactacatttgtgaggtcaaatgtcggtcacatgggtattttctgaaaatcttatTATCACATGATTAAATTTGAccacaactatgacctagttaAGTGTGTATAATgagttttgttatataaataaaacaactatctATTCAGTGTTTTGGGGTTTTGAACATGTGTTTATGAACTACATTTGACTTTATTTACCTGAGAATATAGTTATTTTGTCAGTACAATGCATTAATTTATGCACAAAAGTGAAATAACAGTGTGACATAAAATGTCACAAATTCTGGTTGAGTTTAGATTCAATGTTTTCTTCAGTGAACATGTCCTAAAGggttatatataacatattcgCTGAAGGTCTTTAGCCACTGTCAACACAAACAGCAGCCTGTGAGATTTACAATACAGTatacagggttctcaataagtttcggttgaactctctcaaatagtaaagtaactgagcagcttctacttattctactgaaaattcatttcgttttccaaatttgaaccagccctattgccatttgaaccgtccattttggccggcagccggtttTTATGGAGAACACTTGAGTATACTTGTGTCAGAAGCAAAGGTATGAACTTGGGTCATCATGGGAGgtgtaaagtttgtttgttaGTGCCTGCTGCTGCAGCTCAAATGAGTTAAGTTGGTTAGATGCAGTGCTTGTGTTATGGATTCATCACACCCGTCAAAACATTCGTTGAAAAATTGATCAAACGTAATATACCTTCTCATAAACTTTGCTTAAAGTCTTCATGAGCTTTCCATGGCCCTGAAGACCTGTTTGGCATTGAGTAAAAACCTCTTTTATCCTGGTCCGGTCGCCCATTGTGGCCCTAAAACGgcaaaaaaacaatcaattttaaaataagacatatattttcgcgatacaaaatgtattttgctTTCTATCATCCAAAGAGTTCAGTCATATCGAATTTAACACTTGTGAAAAAATATACTGTTTATATTATTTcgtttattgttaattttcaaatttaaattcttGAAATCAAATCGTTCTCACCTACTTTTCTGAACGGCCTCCCCTGTTTTGAAGTTTCCGCTCCTGGTACGTCACGTGACTTTACATTTCGGATTTTTCGGAAGACATCCACAGTACTTTCGTTTTATGACCGGAATTTAACGATTAGTTTTACCGTTCTTTGATTGGCTTCACAAACGAGAATATCTTCTCGGATTATTCCGGCTTATCACGACATTTCACGATTTTGACCGAAAATGGGATGCTGAAGCTGAAAGTTAGCCAAGTTTTTTTGAAATTGGATCAAGTTTATAATTACGTGGTAAGCTTCCAATTGAGCTCATTATCACTTGGTAACTTTTATTATGTGAATTTATCTCATTATATGAATGgaatttttattgttgtttataagTTTTGGAAGAAAGACATTTAAGCGAATTAACTAAATTGTACAATAACAGCTGAAAAATGACACCTTCTCATTCTCAACCTCTGTGTTAAACTTTCAGTGTAACATCGCAATATGTAGCGAGTACATAAAAAGCTGTATTTACAAGTAGCCACAAGTGTTATAACTACTTTTCATACCCATCACTGGATGGGGTGAAATTCCTTGCCATTTTAACTGGAAACAACcaatttgtctttttattttgtgctttaaaaggatataaaatgaaagttgtcATGTATTTAAACGCCACAgatacatgattttttttgagAACTTTGTGTgccatttaaggaatgaattgcggggttgatgtcattatcggggatatgaacgcaattgggttggtcaatgtgtgtactttgaccaacccaattgcgttcatatccccgataatgacatcaaccccgcaattcattccttatatttacaccaatagttcattatttcattcaagatttgtttaaaaaatacttcatttcatttaagaaaacctttcagtaatccgttcttacccattctgtaaatagaacgacctgactataaccggaaacattttttttcaaatgacatcacaataacgcgggaaaagatcaaccacttgaaatcacattaaaacgtaaaattgaaacacttctggtaccaatatatttaatatataataaactaacacttttaaaaatgttgatctatattttacgggacctgcagacacaatacaaccaataacaagatcaatagctttcatgtatattgttatgcaatgaattacgatccgaataTAACCGAAGATGAACGCAATTActgaaaggcagttcatttaaggaatgaaagttgaggtgtaaatatagtGTAATGTGCCCACCTTATGTTTAATTTGCAAAATTGAACTTATATGGATAGCTTTTATACCTAATTTTCCTCAGGCTTTATTGCCTTATATTTGGAACCAGTGataagaaaattatttaatagCCAATTACTGGTTATCATGTTCATTAAGGCCTCATTGTAGATTGAAGCTTAAAGAAACTCTGGGTTTCTATCACACACATGTACCACACTCCTTGACTCAGTCTCCTTGACTTGTCAGAGCATAGGCCAACTTAAGTACAAAGATTCAAACATTTGTTGTCTTAAGGCCTACTGTAATACTCTTATACAAactcaaaaaaaatattaagttatgcAGGATTCAGGTATTCAGTACACAAGGGGCAGGGTGTTTACACTCATGTTGATGGGAGTCAGAATTCGCCTTATTTGGTTAGTAGTACATGTAAGTCGAGAGCTTTTATGGAGTACTCTGGACACCCTCAGGATTTTGTATGCAAAAGATTTGAAGTATGATATTGGGACTTAACTGTTatagcttaaagctgcactctcacagattgaacgttttgacaacatttttattttttgtcttggaactagccaatttttgcgaaaatccatggaaaccatttaagtaagactgctgacaaaaatagactgaagatttttatatttttcttaaactgtaagTAAAGGCTTAGGCCAATTAAATCAACCATTTTCGTacggaaatattaaaatctacgatctgattttttgtcagcaatcttatatcattggtttgcagatatatacataaaaattgctctttccaagacaaaaaattaaaaagttataaaaatggtaaatctgtgagagtgcatgcTACAAATGATTTTTTCCAGTAACACAGAAAGAAATGGAGTACAGTACATATTCTGAGATGGATTGTGATCTGGATGGGCGATGTCGAGACATGTTCTGGGAGTTTGTCTACATCGTGGTCATCCCTGGGGCCGTCCTCTTCACTATTGTATTCATTACAAGCATTCTCATGTGCTGTAATACATGTAAAAGGTACTGAGTACTTAGAAATGTCTGCTCAATAGATAcgacaataaaaaatattagtttcttCAGCACATCATCATTCACATCCATAATCTTTGCTCCACTTCTTTGATAGGCTTAAATAGAAAGTTTTGAgaagaaatgtttttaagaaaatgtttgcattgtaatattaaaatctgttagtattattttgttcaaaaacttATTTCATGTTTCACACATTTTAAGTGCATAAATGGCTTCagtgttgaaagaaaaaaatacaactgaTTCTTTTAAGTGGGCCATAGAAACTGATGATTAGTTTTTCTTGGCCTAAGACTGATTAGTTTTTCTTGGCCTAAGACTGAGCGTTCAATATATTGAACCATGGTCTGTAAGTCAGATTGAGATACTGTATGGTGGTACTGGTATGAATCAATTAATGATAGTGTGTTACAATTTTTACATTGATTCCAATAACCCTGGTATCAATCCCTAATCAAGGTGATTATAGAAAAGTcatgtttgatgaaatatatgaaatattattggAAAATCTATTTGCTACATCCTCTTTATAGAGGTTTTCGACAcgaataatatacatgtacaaagtaATGGCAGAGATCATgttcacatacatatttatatttatttccaggAAGAAAAGTGATATTCTGACAGATGAGTAAGTATCtataatttttgtgaaaatttaaagaaatacaaataagaGCCATAATCTGGACATTTTAGGCCAAGTTCCTGCCCTATTTAGCCCCACTCCCCTCCagtaaaagttttgtttttttccctaCCCAGGTAAAAAAATCacctttaattttttataatttttatatatatttctcattttttaaaGGGCCATAGATCTTTAAAAAATTAGCATATGTAGTAATATAGAgccatattatatattatgtataatatttctataatttattgaataaaaggttggaaacaagttgaacattatatgaaccatgtaagtgttttcccctttttgccaaaacaacGCTATTTTCCCATAAAAAAGGGCCCCGCCACCCTTACCGTGAAAATTCTTCCTCTAGGACAAAGGCACCTATAAGATTGATCAATGCAATGATAGATCCCGAAATGGTCATGTTATACCCATGGCACATGTAGACAGCACATCATCAACCAAAGAAAAAGCCTTCTCACTTTGTTTCTGGCTTGTAAATGAGTTTTGTAGTGCCCTCAATGAGCATAATTAATACATTATCTAGTCTTTTTTCTAGGCTACCATTGTACCCACAGGTCAGATATTCTGACAGGTTCCCAAAGagaaaattcattaaaaatatgcaGAAACGAAATATGATCTCTTAATTGGTCATTTGAAAAGTTGAGTGACAACTAGCATTGTGTTTACTCCCATCATTAAGTTAACTCTGGAAATTTCATTcctaaattaaataattaatcataAATTTCCCCCAATTTAGGTGCATAAATAGCGgtacttgtttaaaaaatgccTAGGAAAGGGCCAGATACTACAGCAAtgtatcatttatgtatacaaattcatttagCAATTACCTGTGTTACCAGGACCCAGTTGCTTCAGTACAACTCGATACGTCGTGCCTCTCTGAATCTCCGCCACCTGTCCAGGAATCGGGACACACCCCTGTTGTCAGCTCGTGCAGATCGAGAGTACAGGACGGCCTCATTAAACATGGACGGGGAACAGAGGTACAGACGGACGGGACATGCAACCTCCAGCGCTCCAGGCACTTTGCAAAggtttcaaagattttcaagccaaaaaataaatgtcatttatcaTCAAGTGATTTCATAAAGCAGAAATGGGGCACGCATTGGCCAATGCAATATCACTAGGAAAAAGTGGGTCtactttttttagttttgaataaaaacaaccgGTAGTTCACTGATGTTTATGTTACGGTTgtgtttttgtcatatttatctCTGGTCTATATGACCTTGGCCCTTGTGTCTATACGACCTTGGCCCAGGCTCAAACTAGTTCACTGATGTGCAGGTAAGGGTCGTGTCcttgtcatatttgttttgtgtctATACGACCTTGGTCAAGGCTCATTAAACTAGACTAAAACTAGACTAAAATTAAATAGGAAACATACTTTCATTTACAAACATGCAGTTGATTTGatgcatttctttaattgtaaatattttaaattgatttcataTATTACTTATGAACAAGCAGGCAATTGACCAGTTACCAATTAGCAATCAACGGGTTAACCAATTacagtattatattttataaataaataaaagcaccTGACTGCATTGCTTAATGGATTAACTAAAAAACCTCCCCTTATGGCCTAAAGTTGCAGTCAA
The Mya arenaria isolate MELC-2E11 chromosome 12, ASM2691426v1 DNA segment above includes these coding regions:
- the LOC128212114 gene encoding uncharacterized protein LOC128212114, with amino-acid sequence MEYSTYSEMDCDLDGRCRDMFWEFVYIVVIPGAVLFTIVFITSILMCCNTCKRKKSDILTDETQLLQYNSIRRASLNLRHLSRNRDTPLLSARADREYRTASLNMDGEQRYRRTGHATSSAPGTLQRDRDRRQRHQMTRRSLTDVLQAAADGLQTSTEYKESVPTSEQQQESGRKQSQSSMQAQGSGVEYAELNHEAMTASTSAGSPSERLIQ